From a region of the Cucumis sativus cultivar 9930 chromosome 6, Cucumber_9930_V3, whole genome shotgun sequence genome:
- the LOC101221972 gene encoding protein FAR1-RELATED SEQUENCE 4 isoform X3, whose translation MNSNSIIPNSFLEPCLGMEFDSHEHAYSFYRDYAKSMGFGTSKLSSRRSRASKEFIDAKFSCMRYGNKQQSDDAINPRPSPKIGCKASMHVKRKHNGKWYVYSFVKDHNHDLLPSQVHLFRSHRNIDPLKNDVKIRKRKNSAAISKLFSAYQNVDCLENFVRNQHDKGRTLALESGDAHILLELFMHMQQENPKFFYAVDMNEEHQLRNVFWVDGKGMEDYAHFGDVVSFDTTYFTNKYKLPLVLFIGVNHHIQHTLLGCALIADDTLYTYLWLMQTWYIAMGERSPKVILTDQNTSMKAVIEAVLPGTRHYFSLWYILEKIPKELEFLSMWHENFMEKFKKCVFKSWTKEEFEKRWQKLLDKFNLREVEWMQHLYDDRAYWVPAFAEDVSFAGLCTSSRMESLNSSFDKYVQIETSLKEFIDRYRDILEERYEEEAKANFDAWHETPELKSPSPFEKQMSLVYTYEIFKKFQMEVLGAAACHLKKETEDETIATYNVKDFEDGQNYVVECSHSNSDIYCSCRSFEYKGFLCRHAIIVLQMSGVFSIPSKYILQRWTNTAMSRNPINEKLDEVQYKVRRFNDLCRRAIILGEEGSLSQESYDIALSAINEALKQCATVSRSSSAETDVRSDTSTMLVFGIEDNQCNNNNLAVDNAPDLKVINAKKIPNLAGSSNEPEVNESNKNGKVIIVSQPFATNAGSRDDFNQMA comes from the exons ATGAATTCCAATTCCATCATCCCCAATTCTTTCCTAGAGCCATGCCTTGGCATGGAGTTTGATTCTCACGAACATGCATATTCGTTCTATAGAGACTACGCCAAGTCTATGGGCTTTGGAACTTCCAAATTAAGCAGCCGTCGTTCTAGGGCATCCAAGGAATTTATTGATGCAAAGTTTTCATGTATGAGATATGGCAATAAGCAGCAGTCTGATGATGCTATCAACCCACGTCCTTCCCCCAAAATTGGTTGTAAAGCCAGCATGCACGTCAAGAGAAAACATAATGGGAAATGGTATGTTTATAGTTTTGTAAAAGATCATAACCACGACCTTTTACCCTCTCAAGTTCATCTTTTTAGAAGCCACCGAAATATTGATCCTCTCAAAAACGACGTTAAAATACGGAAACGGAAGAATTCAGCTGCCATCTCAAAACTGTTCAGTGCTTATCAGAATGTTGATTGTTTAGAAAACTTTGTGAGAAACCAACACGATAAGGGTCGCACCTTGGCTCTAGAATCAGGGGACGCACATATTCTGCTTGAACTTTTTATGCATATGCAGcaagaaaatccaaaattctTTTATGCAGTTGATATGAATGAAGAGCACCAGTTGCGCAATGTGTTCTGGGTTGACGGCAAAGGTATGGAAGACTATGCACACTTTGGAGATGTGGTTTCATTTGACACCACGTATTTCACAAACAAGTATAAGCTTCCGTTAGTCCTTTTTATAGGAGTGAACCATCACATTCAACATACTCTACTTGGTTGTGCACTGATTGCTGATGACACACTTTATACATATCTGTGGTTAATGCAAACATGGTATATAGCAATGGGAGAGCGATCTCCAAAGGTGATACTCACTGACCAAAATACCTCTATGAAAGCAGTCATTGAGGCAGTTCTTCCTGGAACACGTCACTACTTTTCTCTGTGgtatattttggaaaagatTCCTAAAGAGCTCGAGTTTTTAAGCATGTGGCACGAGAATTTTATGGAGAAGTTCAAGAAGTGTGTTTTTAAGTCGTGGACCAAGGAAGAGTTTGAGAAGAGGTGGCAGAAGTTGCTCGATAAATTTAATCTTAGAGAAGTTGAGTGGATGCAACATTTGTATGATGATCGTGCTTATTGGGTCCCTGCTTTTGCAGAAGATGTTTCTTTTGCTGGCTTATGCACATCTTCACGAATGGAGAGTTTGAACTCttcttttgacaaatatgTTCAGATTGAAACATCCTTGAAGGAGTTTATAGATCGATACAGAGACATCCTTGAGGAGCGATATGAGGAAGAAGCAAAGGCAAATTTTGATGCTTGGCACGAAACTCCGGAGTTGAAGTCTCCATCTCCGTTTGAGAAACAAATGTCACTGGTATATACTTAcgaaatctttaaaaaatttcaaatggaGGTTTTGGGAGCTGCTGCGTGCCATCTGAAGAAAGAAACTGAAGACGAAACTATTGCGACTTACAATGTCAAAGACTTTGAAGACGGTCAGAATTATGTTGTTGAATGCAGTCACTCAAATTCAGATATATATTGCTCCTGCCGttcatttgaatataaaggtTTTCTCTGTAGACATGCCATTATTGTCCTCCAAATGTCTGGCGTTTTCAGTATACCATCCAAGTATATATTGCAGCGTTGGACCAACACTGCTATGAGCAGAAATCCAATCAATGAAAAGTTGGATGAAGTGCAATATAAGGTCCGTCGTTTTAATGATCTTTGTCGAAGAGCTATAATATTGGGAGAAGAAGGGTCTTTGTCTCAGGAGAGTTATGACATTGCACTTTCTGCAATTAACGAAGCTTTGAAACAATGTGCAACTGTGAGTAGGAGCAGTTCTGCAGAAACTGATGTGAGGTCTGACACCTCAACAATGCTTGTTTTTGGTATTGAGGATAACCAATGCAACAACAACAACTTAGCTGTTGATAATGCTCCTGATCTTAAGGTGATTAATGCTAAAAAGATTCCTAACTTGGCAGGGTCGAGCAATGAACCTGAAGTCAATGAAAGCAACAAAAATGGGAAGGTGATCATT GTATCTCAACCATTTGCTACAAATGCTGGATCCCGGGATGATTTCAATCAAATG GCATGA